A single window of Streptomyces aquilus DNA harbors:
- a CDS encoding helix-turn-helix domain-containing protein, giving the protein MAANAVLKRRMEELGLTQDELAGRMNTALAEITGRPGDVSARTVRNLLNGTSRRPIGRTCAALERVFGCSVQDLGFSAPRTMQHPQEDPVRRRTFIASATGTASAAVPLLAQRRTVGMSDVARAAKGMNALVTADQHQGGHTNLEMAALRGRNRVLELQQRNASERVRRALYALAAEYTDAAAWSCIDARNLDQAQKYLNESSTYAGLSQDGPTQMSVWVSMAIFAAQRRNWPEALSAAQAAQASPAARADLFFASLGRIRAALAYAALGDSRAALRSLGSAQEALAAAPERERPRWTTFYCQAELDHLGAIVNHRSGRYTHAEAMAHRALAKIPPSFRRNRALATAQLALAQLHQGDSEQATATAADVFTVMAGTPLPGRMRTLIGDFHRALFTMAPSATYARDWADRLRTEWS; this is encoded by the coding sequence ATGGCAGCGAACGCCGTGCTCAAGCGCCGGATGGAGGAACTCGGGCTCACGCAGGACGAATTGGCTGGTCGGATGAACACCGCGCTGGCAGAGATCACCGGCAGGCCCGGCGATGTCTCGGCCCGCACGGTCCGCAACCTGCTCAACGGTACGTCCCGCCGCCCCATCGGCCGTACCTGTGCTGCCCTGGAGCGGGTGTTCGGCTGCTCTGTCCAGGACTTAGGGTTCAGCGCACCACGCACCATGCAGCATCCGCAGGAGGATCCCGTGCGGCGTCGCACTTTCATCGCCTCGGCCACCGGGACCGCATCCGCCGCGGTTCCCCTGCTCGCTCAGCGCCGCACGGTCGGGATGTCGGACGTAGCGCGGGCTGCGAAAGGAATGAACGCCCTCGTCACGGCCGATCAGCATCAAGGTGGACACACCAACCTTGAAATGGCCGCCCTCCGTGGCCGCAACCGAGTGCTGGAACTGCAGCAGCGCAACGCGAGCGAACGTGTCCGTCGGGCCCTGTACGCACTGGCCGCCGAGTACACCGACGCGGCGGCCTGGTCTTGCATCGACGCCCGCAACCTCGACCAGGCACAGAAATATCTGAACGAATCCTCCACGTACGCCGGCCTCTCCCAGGACGGACCCACCCAGATGAGTGTGTGGGTCAGCATGGCGATCTTCGCCGCCCAGCGCCGCAACTGGCCAGAGGCACTCTCAGCAGCACAGGCCGCACAAGCTTCCCCAGCGGCCCGCGCAGACCTGTTCTTCGCTTCCCTGGGGCGCATTCGCGCAGCACTCGCCTACGCGGCACTCGGCGACAGCCGCGCCGCCCTCCGCTCCCTCGGCTCCGCCCAGGAAGCCCTCGCCGCAGCCCCCGAGCGCGAACGCCCGCGCTGGACAACCTTTTACTGCCAAGCCGAACTCGACCACCTCGGGGCCATCGTCAACCACCGCAGCGGCCGCTACACCCACGCCGAAGCCATGGCCCACCGCGCCCTGGCCAAGATCCCGCCGTCCTTCCGCCGCAACCGGGCGCTGGCAACCGCCCAGCTCGCCCTCGCGCAACTCCACCAAGGAGACAGCGAACAGGCCACGGCCACAGCTGCTGACGTCTTCACTGTCATGGCCGGTACGCCGCTCCCCGGCCGGATGCGCACCCTCATCGGCGACTTCCACCGGGCTCTGTTCACTATGGCCCCCTCCGCCACGTACGCACGCGACTGGGCAGACCGTCTGCGAACAGAATGGAGCTGA
- a CDS encoding ATP-binding protein: protein MIAARLTPSGARRYTETLACEPASARRARLLVSAAVNAWGISEMSEAGMQIVAELVNNAVEHTRCRSVRVLVTRTTERRVRIAVADTCRETPEMGRPDGDAEGGRGLLLVDALSSRWGYDRDPLGKVVWAELEVPPTAEHQFAEALSLGTRTSRPRGDDAPPGSAPPSGSAAPCSHKAAPSAPRPPR from the coding sequence ATGATCGCTGCCCGACTTACCCCGTCCGGCGCCCGCAGGTACACCGAGACGCTTGCGTGCGAACCGGCATCCGCTCGCCGAGCCCGCCTGCTCGTCTCAGCCGCTGTGAACGCCTGGGGCATAAGCGAGATGTCCGAGGCGGGCATGCAGATCGTGGCTGAGCTCGTCAACAACGCCGTCGAGCACACCCGGTGCCGCAGCGTTCGCGTACTGGTCACGCGCACGACTGAGCGCAGGGTGCGTATCGCCGTCGCCGACACCTGCCGCGAGACACCAGAGATGGGCAGACCCGACGGCGACGCTGAGGGCGGACGCGGCCTGCTCCTGGTCGATGCCCTCAGCTCCAGATGGGGCTACGACCGCGACCCCTTGGGCAAAGTCGTCTGGGCCGAGTTGGAGGTGCCACCAACCGCGGAGCATCAGTTCGCCGAGGCGTTATCTCTTGGCACCAGGACATCGCGGCCCCGGGGAGACGACGCTCCGCCTGGCTCAGCACCACCATCGGGTTCAGCCGCACCGTGCTCACATAAGGCGGCACCGAGTGCGCCGAGGCCGCCGCGATGA
- the rfbB gene encoding dTDP-glucose 4,6-dehydratase, with product MEKILVTGGAGFIGSHFAARMLACEDVAKLTVIDALTYAGHKENLAAVLTSPKLSFVRGNILDQHLVDELVQRHDAVVHFAAESHVDRSFLEAGTFLTTNILGTHTLLDAARRHGVTKFVHVSTDEVYGPMPTGCATEQCALNPTVPYASSKAASDLLALSAFLTDGVPVCVTRSSNQYGPQQHPEKIIPLFITNLLKGQQVTLHGQGQHVRNWLHVQDNCSGIELVLRRGIPGEVYNIGGGTDQTSRELTGHLLRLCGADWNAVTYVPDRKCNDVRYAMDWSKARDDLGYRPVWSLMDGLAQTVDWYRAHPERWAPASRNTDAPMAALSITDTGEKK from the coding sequence ATGGAAAAGATCCTGGTTACCGGCGGCGCCGGTTTCATCGGTTCGCATTTCGCCGCGCGGATGCTGGCGTGTGAGGACGTCGCCAAGTTGACCGTCATTGATGCGCTTACCTACGCCGGGCACAAGGAGAACCTGGCAGCCGTGCTCACCTCGCCCAAACTCAGCTTCGTGCGCGGCAACATCCTTGACCAGCACCTGGTGGACGAACTGGTGCAGCGACACGACGCGGTGGTGCATTTCGCGGCCGAATCGCACGTCGATCGCTCGTTCCTGGAAGCGGGCACCTTCCTGACCACCAACATCCTTGGCACGCACACGCTCCTTGATGCCGCCCGCCGCCACGGCGTGACCAAGTTCGTGCACGTTTCCACCGACGAGGTGTACGGGCCGATGCCGACGGGGTGCGCCACGGAACAGTGCGCGCTCAACCCAACCGTGCCCTACGCCTCGTCGAAGGCCGCCAGCGACCTCTTGGCCCTCTCCGCCTTCCTCACCGACGGCGTTCCGGTGTGCGTGACCCGCTCCTCCAACCAGTACGGGCCGCAGCAGCACCCCGAGAAGATCATCCCGCTGTTCATCACGAATCTGCTCAAGGGCCAGCAGGTCACCCTCCACGGTCAGGGCCAGCACGTGCGGAACTGGCTGCACGTCCAGGACAACTGCTCGGGCATCGAACTTGTCCTGCGGCGGGGCATCCCCGGCGAGGTCTACAACATCGGGGGCGGCACCGACCAGACCAGCCGGGAACTGACCGGTCATCTCCTTCGGCTGTGCGGAGCCGACTGGAATGCGGTGACGTACGTCCCGGACCGCAAGTGCAACGACGTTCGCTACGCCATGGACTGGTCCAAGGCGCGTGACGACCTCGGCTACCGGCCTGTCTGGTCGCTGATGGACGGTCTTGCGCAGACCGTCGACTGGTACCGGGCTCACCCCGAGCGCTGGGCGCCCGCATCCCGCAACACAGATGCGCCGATGGCTGCGCTCAGCATCACCGACACCGGGGAGAAGAAGTGA
- a CDS encoding ATP-grasp domain-containing protein, whose protein sequence is MISNMRVLVTGTGGAPGFDLARHLIRLGCQVIAADANPLACGLVLAGVTPCLLPSSDDPDFGARLLDVCRRLRPEALISTIEWELPVLIAQREALAALGVRTWLPDAGTVTVTGDKAAFHSALTARGIPTPATWLPHQLDTAAVPGPFVVKPRRGHGTQNVHVCRTRAQAAVLCELVPDPVVQEHILGQEFTADCLVDRTGNASVILRHRLLVKAGLSVVGRTFHDDEAADLVKRTLDAVGMIGPCCVQGFQCAYGGVTVTEVNARFAGGFPLAVAAGAALVEQTLNGLLELPVDHTRLAYTPDVCLTKCFETVATGAWPPPPLHGLTEPAEGAS, encoded by the coding sequence ATGATCTCCAACATGCGCGTTCTGGTGACCGGAACGGGCGGAGCGCCGGGCTTCGACCTCGCCCGTCACCTGATCCGGCTCGGCTGCCAGGTGATCGCCGCCGATGCCAACCCACTGGCCTGCGGCCTGGTGCTGGCCGGCGTGACGCCTTGCCTCCTGCCGTCCAGCGATGACCCGGACTTCGGGGCGCGCCTCTTGGACGTGTGCCGGCGCCTGCGGCCCGAGGCGTTGATATCGACGATCGAGTGGGAACTGCCGGTGCTGATCGCGCAGCGCGAGGCACTGGCCGCCCTGGGGGTGCGGACGTGGCTTCCGGATGCCGGCACAGTGACCGTGACCGGGGACAAGGCCGCTTTCCACTCCGCGCTCACCGCGCGCGGCATCCCCACCCCCGCCACGTGGCTGCCGCACCAGCTCGACACTGCCGCAGTGCCCGGCCCGTTCGTCGTCAAGCCGCGACGGGGCCACGGCACCCAGAACGTGCACGTGTGCCGCACCCGCGCGCAAGCAGCCGTGCTGTGTGAACTCGTCCCCGACCCCGTCGTCCAAGAACACATCCTCGGGCAGGAGTTCACGGCCGACTGCCTCGTCGACCGTACGGGCAACGCCTCCGTCATCCTGCGCCACCGCCTCCTGGTGAAGGCCGGACTGTCCGTAGTAGGGCGCACCTTCCACGACGACGAGGCCGCCGACCTGGTCAAACGCACCCTGGATGCCGTCGGCATGATCGGCCCGTGCTGCGTCCAGGGCTTCCAGTGCGCGTACGGCGGCGTGACGGTGACAGAGGTCAACGCACGCTTCGCCGGCGGCTTCCCTCTCGCCGTCGCGGCAGGCGCCGCCCTCGTCGAGCAGACCCTCAACGGGCTCCTCGAACTCCCGGTCGACCACACCCGGCTCGCCTACACGCCGGATGTGTGCCTCACCAAATGCTTCGAGACCGTCGCTACCGGCGCCTGGCCGCCCCCGCCCCTACACGGCCTCACCGAACCTGCTGAAGGAGCATCCTGA
- a CDS encoding DegT/DnrJ/EryC1/StrS family aminotransferase, translated as MGAVPLQVTMNARPYLHGPEAEALTEALQAGQYGHSAIVDRFEQAIADYLGVPDMVAVASGTAALQLALTTAGVAPGHEVIVPSQTFCASIHAILATGAHPRFVEINPDTLCTDAANVRDALTPKTRAIVPVLYGGRAVDLSTLHDELTRQRITIVEDAAHAFGSHCKDTFVGARPGVLTCFSFGPIKNLTCGTGGGIIPRTPPEAQELRTLRALGIVQSQTQRAATTSYTVQEFGLRATMSALNAAIGLAQLEHFEKVAAKRQELWRTYADGLHALDGVRLVDVDIDHTVPFNCVIHLTDRDRVFAALRASGLGVGVHYPPNHHQPAFKHWHRPLPVTERSARQLMSLPFHPSMNRDDVQYVLSALARSLATETP; from the coding sequence ATGGGTGCCGTGCCGCTCCAGGTAACCATGAACGCCCGTCCGTACCTGCACGGTCCAGAAGCCGAGGCGCTGACCGAAGCTCTCCAGGCGGGCCAATACGGACACAGCGCCATCGTCGACCGGTTCGAGCAGGCCATCGCCGACTACCTCGGCGTTCCCGACATGGTCGCGGTCGCCTCCGGAACCGCCGCACTGCAACTGGCCCTCACGACCGCAGGGGTTGCCCCCGGCCACGAGGTGATCGTCCCCTCGCAGACCTTCTGCGCGTCCATCCACGCGATCCTCGCCACCGGCGCACACCCCCGGTTCGTCGAGATCAATCCGGACACCCTGTGCACGGACGCCGCGAATGTCCGCGACGCGTTAACCCCCAAAACCCGCGCCATCGTTCCCGTCCTCTACGGAGGCCGCGCGGTTGATCTCTCCACTCTTCACGACGAACTCACGCGGCAGCGCATCACAATCGTCGAAGACGCCGCCCACGCCTTCGGCTCCCACTGCAAAGACACCTTCGTCGGGGCACGACCAGGCGTCCTGACCTGCTTCTCCTTCGGCCCCATCAAGAACCTGACCTGCGGTACCGGCGGCGGCATCATCCCCCGCACCCCGCCAGAAGCCCAGGAACTACGCACCCTGCGCGCCCTGGGAATCGTCCAAAGCCAGACACAGCGCGCCGCCACCACCTCCTACACCGTCCAGGAGTTCGGGCTGCGGGCCACCATGTCCGCCCTCAACGCCGCCATCGGCCTCGCCCAGCTGGAGCACTTCGAGAAGGTCGCCGCCAAACGGCAGGAGCTGTGGCGCACCTACGCGGACGGCCTGCACGCCCTCGACGGCGTCCGCCTGGTCGACGTCGACATCGACCACACCGTCCCCTTCAACTGCGTCATCCACCTCACCGACCGCGACCGCGTGTTCGCGGCACTCCGCGCCAGCGGCCTCGGAGTCGGCGTGCACTACCCGCCCAACCACCACCAGCCGGCGTTCAAACATTGGCACCGGCCCCTGCCCGTCACCGAGAGGTCCGCACGCCAGCTCATGAGCCTGCCCTTCCACCCCTCCATGAACCGAGACGACGTCCAGTACGTCCTCTCGGCCCTCGCACGCTCCCTCGCAACGGAGACGCCGTGA
- a CDS encoding low molecular weight protein-tyrosine-phosphatase, producing MRNILTVCLGNICRSPYAASVLQHRGSWAVDARSAGLSDKWTGQPAHEEMLELAAARGFDLAGHRATQVTPELLEWADVVLAMDYKVLDELRRQADPTVFGKITFYLDDQDVPDPYDGTTDDFARAADLIQQGAHRHLP from the coding sequence GTGAGGAACATCCTGACCGTCTGCCTCGGCAACATCTGCCGCTCCCCCTACGCCGCGAGCGTCCTCCAGCATCGTGGAAGCTGGGCCGTCGACGCCCGGTCGGCAGGCCTGAGCGACAAGTGGACCGGTCAGCCCGCCCACGAGGAGATGCTCGAACTCGCCGCCGCCCGTGGCTTCGACCTCGCCGGCCACCGCGCCACGCAGGTCACGCCGGAGCTGTTGGAGTGGGCCGACGTCGTCCTGGCCATGGACTACAAGGTCCTCGACGAACTCCGGAGGCAGGCCGACCCCACCGTCTTCGGCAAGATCACCTTTTACCTCGACGACCAAGACGTCCCCGACCCCTACGACGGCACCACGGACGATTTCGCGCGCGCCGCCGACCTCATCCAGCAGGGCGCCCACCGGCACCTGCCGTGA
- a CDS encoding UDP-N-acetylglucosamine--N-acetylmuramyl-(pentapeptide) pyrophosphoryl-undecaprenol N-acetylglucosamine transferase — protein MYNDHRRYFRLMVTGGGTGGHTYPALTAVRTLQSRLAAQGAGLDVVWVGEADSLESRVAVGEGIRFESVAVGKIRRSKNPIKLVSPANIADMSRVPLGVLQARKAITGFGPDVVLATGGYVAVPVGVAATRLCRVPLVVHEQTVRLGLANRTLAGAATRVAVSSPSTLPLLPESVRAAAVVTGNPVRPEVFTGQAQKAIHALGLHGFDARLPTVYVTGGAQGSQQVNHLVRDVLPWLLEHANVIHQCGPGNVDELRRQTAQLPAASAGRYHLAGYMGAELPDVFALADVVISRSGAGTIAELTALGKPAVFVPLATSAGNEQVHNARHLADAGAAVALTGEVTPGQLRAAVAPLLTDPERRAAMAERARAHGRPDAAERLVDVVLAAAGR, from the coding sequence ATGTACAACGATCACCGCCGGTATTTTCGTTTGATGGTGACGGGTGGCGGTACGGGTGGTCATACCTACCCTGCTTTGACCGCGGTGCGCACGCTGCAGTCCCGTCTCGCGGCACAGGGCGCCGGGCTGGATGTGGTGTGGGTGGGCGAGGCAGACAGTCTGGAGTCTCGGGTCGCGGTGGGGGAGGGGATCCGCTTCGAGTCGGTTGCGGTGGGCAAGATCCGCCGATCGAAGAACCCCATCAAACTGGTGTCCCCGGCGAACATTGCTGACATGAGCCGGGTGCCGCTGGGCGTGTTGCAGGCGAGGAAGGCGATCACCGGGTTCGGTCCGGATGTGGTGCTGGCGACGGGCGGCTATGTGGCGGTGCCGGTCGGTGTGGCGGCGACGCGGCTGTGCCGGGTTCCGTTGGTGGTGCATGAGCAGACGGTGCGGCTGGGCCTGGCGAATCGGACGCTGGCCGGAGCCGCGACGCGGGTGGCGGTGTCCTCTCCGTCCACGCTGCCGCTGTTGCCCGAGAGCGTGCGCGCTGCTGCGGTGGTCACCGGTAACCCGGTGCGGCCGGAGGTGTTCACCGGTCAGGCGCAGAAGGCCATTCATGCGCTGGGCCTGCACGGGTTCGACGCACGGCTGCCGACGGTGTACGTCACCGGCGGCGCGCAGGGTTCACAGCAGGTCAACCATCTGGTGCGGGATGTGCTGCCCTGGCTGCTGGAGCACGCCAACGTGATCCACCAGTGCGGTCCCGGCAACGTCGACGAACTGCGCCGGCAGACCGCTCAGCTGCCCGCTGCGAGTGCGGGGCGCTATCACCTGGCCGGCTACATGGGCGCGGAGTTGCCGGATGTGTTCGCGCTGGCCGATGTGGTGATCTCCCGCAGCGGGGCGGGCACGATCGCGGAGCTGACCGCGCTGGGCAAGCCGGCCGTGTTCGTGCCGCTGGCCACCTCGGCCGGCAACGAGCAGGTCCACAACGCCCGGCATCTCGCTGATGCCGGGGCGGCTGTCGCGCTGACCGGCGAGGTGACGCCCGGACAGCTGCGGGCTGCAGTGGCGCCGCTGCTGACGGATCCCGAGCGGCGGGCGGCGATGGCCGAGCGGGCGCGTGCGCATGGGCGGCCGGATGCTGCGGAGCGTCTGGTGGATGTGGTGCTGGCCGCGGCCGGCAGGTAG
- a CDS encoding IS481 family transposase: MSKTTPLDREAKRRLAVIRHVEEVTGNVAMSCRYFGISRQAYYIWYRRYQAEGIEGLRTRSKAPKHSPNATHVEVVGKIIYLRQNYHFGPEKIAMYLKRYHDVTISKSGVWRILNRLDMGRLPASQRYKRHDRRWKRYEKKLPGHRVQIDVKFIEPLASMPQGRRGGRNKYFQFTAIDDCTRLRVLRIYPTLNQATAIQFLDYVIQRLPFQVEVIQTDNGAEFQSAFHWHVLDKGIAHTYIKPRTPRLNGKVERSHRIDAEEFYRLLEGVIIDDAEVFNDKLREWEDYYNYHRPHGGLGGQTPYERLKQKTTTQA; the protein is encoded by the coding sequence ATGTCGAAGACAACCCCGCTCGATCGCGAGGCCAAGCGGCGCCTGGCCGTCATACGCCATGTCGAAGAGGTCACCGGCAACGTTGCTATGAGTTGCCGGTACTTCGGCATCAGTCGGCAGGCCTACTACATCTGGTACCGCCGTTACCAAGCCGAGGGCATCGAGGGGCTGCGCACGCGCTCGAAGGCCCCCAAGCACAGCCCGAACGCCACCCACGTTGAGGTAGTCGGGAAGATCATCTACCTCCGGCAGAACTACCACTTCGGGCCAGAGAAGATCGCGATGTACCTCAAGCGGTATCACGACGTCACGATCAGCAAGTCGGGCGTGTGGCGGATCCTGAACCGCCTGGACATGGGCCGTCTGCCGGCCTCTCAGCGGTACAAACGCCACGACCGCCGATGGAAGCGGTACGAGAAGAAGCTGCCCGGCCATCGGGTGCAGATCGACGTGAAGTTCATCGAACCACTTGCCTCGATGCCTCAGGGCCGCCGCGGTGGGCGCAACAAGTACTTCCAGTTCACCGCGATCGACGACTGCACCCGGCTGCGAGTCCTGCGGATCTACCCAACGCTGAACCAAGCGACCGCGATCCAGTTCCTCGACTACGTCATCCAGCGCCTGCCGTTCCAGGTCGAGGTCATCCAGACGGACAACGGCGCCGAGTTCCAGTCTGCGTTCCACTGGCACGTATTGGACAAGGGCATTGCCCACACCTACATCAAGCCGCGAACACCGCGCCTGAACGGCAAGGTTGAGCGCTCTCACCGCATCGACGCCGAGGAGTTCTACCGGCTCCTCGAGGGCGTCATCATCGACGACGCCGAGGTCTTCAACGACAAGCTGCGTGAGTGGGAGGACTACTACAACTACCATCGCCCGCACGGCGGCCTTGGCGGCCAGACACCTTACGAACGCCTCAAGCAGAAGACCACGACTCAGGCGTAA
- a CDS encoding NACHT domain-containing protein, with protein MAGLGGRRWRRRWQMFGALGALAVVASVAYAMRQLLHGGLEPGDTAGLLGLPLGVIGLVVSVVALRNPVEGNDAERSRGWAATLAKQVEDGESGVWRQLLGDDTRRINLAYDLQPAVSRPAVALAAGRLTADGANSATVPDIVSYYRATQPLRLVITGAAGAGKTVLALELLLALLDGRAEDDPVPVRIPLSRWDTERQLLPDLLRQRLVEAYDWPTDLAAGLVRQHLVLPVLDGLDEMDPLVDGSPDPAAPRATAVVRALNAYQQGRDAGPLILTCRTRHYDALATHAEVLDAARITIAPVDATDARTYLTDRALTTDRWQPLLDHLAAHPSGLLATVLSTPWRLCLTATVYHRDGDPGELRTLLDASTLDDHLLARYIPAATRIAPNPHGYAPKDVHRWLHHLTTHLDPTGALPATAPTSVEATDLLLHELWPLAGRTRVRTTDAVLTTLAVLPSAWTAPLKPTGLAALITALAVMSGALAITTGQPTSTANPLRTRQGRREFAFWLAGGLVLGLAIGLAIWLAIGLAAGPTVGLAAGFATALTVGLTREPGTNLGARAVIRSDAMAGLMFGLTFGLAVGLAGGLEIGLAAGLAAGLAMGLAAGLSAGLAGGARASRRYAVFLLCSRRRLPFRLGLFLDWAVTAGLMRYSGPAYQYRHRELQHWLRQHPQPADLP; from the coding sequence GTGGCAGGACTCGGGGGGCGCCGCTGGCGGCGCAGGTGGCAGATGTTCGGGGCTCTGGGTGCCCTGGCGGTCGTGGCGAGTGTCGCGTATGCGATGCGACAGTTGTTGCACGGTGGTCTGGAACCGGGTGACACCGCCGGGCTGCTGGGTCTGCCCCTGGGGGTAATCGGGCTCGTGGTCTCCGTGGTCGCATTGCGCAATCCGGTCGAGGGCAACGATGCTGAGCGTTCCCGTGGTTGGGCCGCGACGCTGGCCAAACAGGTTGAGGATGGGGAAAGCGGGGTGTGGCGGCAGTTGCTGGGTGACGACACCCGGCGCATCAACCTTGCCTATGACCTGCAACCTGCTGTCTCCCGCCCCGCCGTGGCGTTGGCGGCCGGACGGTTGACCGCCGACGGAGCAAATTCGGCGACGGTGCCGGATATCGTCTCTTATTACCGAGCCACCCAGCCTCTGCGCTTGGTCATCACCGGCGCTGCCGGGGCCGGCAAGACCGTCCTCGCCCTGGAACTACTCTTGGCCCTCCTGGACGGCCGGGCCGAGGACGATCCCGTTCCCGTGCGTATCCCGCTGTCCCGATGGGACACTGAACGCCAGTTGCTGCCCGACCTGCTGCGGCAGCGGTTGGTGGAGGCCTATGACTGGCCCACCGACCTGGCGGCCGGCTTAGTGCGGCAGCATCTGGTGCTGCCGGTGTTAGACGGCCTGGACGAAATGGACCCCCTGGTCGATGGCTCCCCCGATCCTGCCGCGCCCCGCGCCACCGCCGTCGTCCGCGCGCTCAACGCCTACCAGCAGGGCCGTGACGCCGGGCCTCTCATCCTGACGTGCCGCACCCGGCACTACGACGCTCTAGCCACACATGCTGAGGTGCTGGATGCCGCCCGCATCACCATCGCCCCCGTTGACGCCACCGACGCCCGCACCTACCTCACCGACCGCGCCCTCACAACGGACCGCTGGCAGCCCCTACTCGACCACCTGGCTGCCCACCCCAGCGGACTCCTGGCGACGGTACTTTCCACCCCCTGGCGACTGTGTCTGACTGCCACCGTCTACCACCGCGACGGTGACCCCGGGGAACTCCGCACTCTCCTCGACGCGAGCACCCTGGACGACCATCTACTGGCCCGGTACATCCCCGCGGCCACCCGCATCGCGCCCAACCCTCACGGGTACGCGCCCAAGGACGTCCACCGCTGGCTCCACCACCTCACCACCCACCTCGACCCAACCGGCGCCCTCCCCGCCACGGCCCCTACATCTGTGGAGGCCACCGATCTGCTCCTGCACGAACTGTGGCCCCTCGCCGGACGCACCCGCGTCCGCACTACCGACGCCGTCCTCACCACTCTCGCCGTCCTCCCGTCCGCCTGGACAGCCCCCCTAAAGCCGACAGGGCTCGCCGCCCTGATCACTGCGCTTGCCGTCATGTCCGGAGCCCTCGCCATCACAACCGGCCAGCCCACAAGTACGGCGAACCCGCTCAGGACCCGTCAAGGACGCAGGGAGTTCGCGTTCTGGCTTGCAGGCGGGCTCGTACTCGGGCTCGCGATCGGGCTCGCGATCTGGCTCGCGATCGGGCTCGCAGCCGGACCCACAGTCGGGCTCGCAGCCGGATTCGCGACCGCACTCACGGTCGGACTCACGCGTGAGCCGGGTACAAATCTCGGAGCCCGGGCCGTCATCAGGAGTGACGCCATGGCCGGACTCATGTTCGGACTCACGTTCGGGCTCGCAGTCGGGCTAGCAGGCGGCCTCGAAATCGGGCTCGCGGCCGGGCTCGCAGCCGGACTCGCAATGGGGCTCGCGGCCGGACTTTCGGCCGGACTCGCGGGCGGTGCCCGGGCTTCGCGGCGGTATGCGGTGTTCCTGCTCTGCTCGCGCCGCCGTCTGCCGTTCCGGCTCGGCCTCTTCCTGGACTGGGCTGTCACCGCAGGACTCATGCGCTACAGCGGACCCGCCTATCAGTACCGCCACCGCGAACTCCAGCACTGGCTCCGCCAGCACCCCCAACCAGCGGACCTTCCCTGA
- a CDS encoding replication-relaxation family protein, whose amino-acid sequence MVKRDAGGGDRLALTVLAQHRMATTEQMHLMIGPGVRIEQTRRRLVKLRGEGWVG is encoded by the coding sequence ATGGTGAAGAGGGATGCGGGTGGCGGGGACCGGTTGGCGTTGACGGTCCTGGCGCAGCACCGGATGGCTACCACTGAGCAGATGCATCTGATGATCGGGCCGGGGGTGCGGATCGAGCAGACGAGGCGGCGGCTGGTGAAGCTGCGGGGTGAGGGGTGGGTTGGTTGA
- a CDS encoding replication-relaxation family protein, which yields MTLPQAGRMRAWFVTEYGAEVVGGFAELRGWRPSRLGADRTAVRLRAGHVLTVTETALAFVQDACRCGDVCRPLDWIPEVHHPLGGGEAVIPDALLYYRRGGEGERDWSMLRAFVEVDRATMRPERVAAKIRAYERLYRYVPTPVGRPRGSAVLEEEWRRYPLFPRLLFVLDGTGPAGVENRLSALRAAARLAGADFARQVPILAAPLTELLRAGPSAPVWQPMTEAGQCVPGLRPWQADRLPRAGFGAASTGRQARPWA from the coding sequence GTGACGTTGCCTCAGGCGGGCCGGATGCGGGCCTGGTTCGTCACCGAGTACGGGGCGGAGGTTGTTGGTGGGTTCGCGGAGTTGCGGGGCTGGCGGCCGTCCCGGCTGGGAGCCGACCGTACGGCGGTCCGTCTGCGGGCGGGGCACGTGTTGACGGTGACGGAGACCGCGCTGGCGTTCGTGCAGGACGCCTGCCGCTGCGGGGATGTGTGCCGGCCCTTGGACTGGATCCCTGAAGTGCACCACCCCTTGGGGGGTGGCGAGGCCGTCATTCCCGACGCCCTGCTCTACTACCGGCGCGGCGGTGAGGGTGAGCGGGACTGGTCGATGTTGCGGGCGTTCGTGGAGGTGGACCGGGCCACCATGAGGCCCGAGCGTGTGGCGGCGAAGATCCGGGCCTATGAGCGGCTGTATCGGTATGTACCGACTCCTGTCGGCCGGCCGCGCGGGAGCGCTGTTCTCGAGGAAGAGTGGCGGCGGTATCCGCTCTTCCCGCGTCTGTTGTTCGTCCTGGACGGCACCGGCCCCGCCGGGGTGGAGAACCGGCTGAGTGCACTGCGCGCGGCCGCCCGGCTGGCCGGCGCCGATTTCGCGCGACAGGTACCCATCCTCGCGGCCCCGCTGACGGAGCTGCTCCGTGCGGGGCCCTCTGCACCCGTCTGGCAGCCGATGACCGAGGCCGGGCAGTGCGTTCCTGGGTTGCGCCCTTGGCAGGCTGACAGGCTGCCAAGGGCTGGCTTTGGTGCGGCGTCGACCGGACGGCAAGCCCGACCATGGGCCTGA